The genomic DNA GCGTGAACATAAGATGCAGAGTTTTCCTGGCTATATGCAGCAGGCAGTCGAGATCTTCGGTCAAAAGACTCCTGGTCAGCATATTCTCGATTTACCGGCTGGCAGCGGGAAGTTGACGGCTGCTCTGCGGGCACAGGGCCATCAAGTGACGCCGGGCGATATCAATGGACATGCCGGTGATTTTGTCTATGCCGACATGACCAAGCGGCTCCCCTTTGACGATGAAACCTTCGATGGAGTCATCTGCCTCGAAGGCATCGAGCATGTACTCAACCCTTATCTGCTGATGGGCGAATTAATTCGTGTCAGCAAAGTTGGTGGAACGGTTATTATCTCGACACCAAACATTATGAATATGTGGTCCCGATTGCAGTTCCTGTTCACCGGGACCTTCTATCAATTTCATCCATCTCAACTGACCGACTACGGTCCGGAAGAAGCGGTCGACCGTTTTCACATTTCACCGATGTCGTATCACTCAATGCGATACCTGGGAGATTTCTTCGGGGCACGCGTCGCGGAAGCACGAGCCGATAAATCGAAGCGGGCCTTCCTGGCTCCCGTATACTGGACCATTCAAACCATTGGCAAACTCTGGTCGCGTTCGCTCTTCTTTTCGAAGAACTATGAAAATAATGAAAAACGCAACACGGAGATCTATCAACACACGAATTCCTGGTCACTGTTGACTGGTCGATCCGTAATTATGGTCTTCGAGAAAACTCGTTCGACAAAAGTCTTACCGACCGATGTCTTTCTGGGCGATGAGCATAAAAAGGCTGCTTAAATTAGGGTGGCGGGGGCGCTCTCGAAGAGAATCCCCCGAATCGTCGAACTTCCGGGGGCTTCCGCTTAAGCGGAGCGCCCCCGCCACCCTGCCTCATCTATTTACGGGCAAATTGAAAGTTTGCGATGGCACTCTTATTGAAGAATGGCTCTGTCTTCCTGCACATTCCCAAGACCGGCGGAAACTGGGTCACCCGGGTTCTTGAGGAAAGCAATCTGGTCGCGTTTCGGTTTTCGCACAAGCATGCCGACTTGAAACATCTTACATTTGCCGGCAAGACCTGGAAGAAACGTCTTCAGAATCAGTTGCGATACACTGTGCGGAATGCTCGATTTGGAAATCGGGAGCCGTACATGTTCTGCTTTGTAAGACATCCCCTCAAGTGGTATGAGTCTTGGTTCAAATACATGTCTCAACCGAACCGCAACTGGCTCTCTTTTGCCGAAGCTTCGAAGGCGTATGGCTGGCATCCTAATGCCAACATCGATGGACTGGGAGCCGCGGAGTTCAATCAGTATGTCCGAAATGTTATCGCAAAACATCCGAGCTATGTGACCAATCTTTACGATGGCTACATAAGTCCTCAAGTAAATTTTGTTGGCAAGCAGGAGAATCTCCGTGAGGACCTTGTCACTGCACTCGAGCAGGCAGGACTCGATTTTGATGCCGACTTCATCCGGAATTTTGAAGACGTCGGCGTCAGCAAATCTCCCCGATCCTCCATCGAATGGGAGCCGGAGTTGCGGACTCATGTCCTGCAACTTGAACTGGATTGCCTGCATCGCTTTGGATATGTCGAGCAAGTAGCCGCGTCGAAATCAAATTTGCTGGCAAAGTCTGCCTGAAAAGTTTCTGCGGGCATATCATCAAGTTTCGTAGGGTGCGTCAAGACGCACTTTGCTATGATTGTAGTGACCAATCAACCATCAATTTCAGACGCGGGTGGCCCTGAAAGATTCTTTCAGGGCGGCGGAGGCTTAAGCAGTTCTGTGACGAATCCTCATCAGATTTGGGTCTTTCAAGGCTTAGATTTGAGAATGTAAAGTGACCGGAATGTAAAATGGAAATTTCTTCACTTGAGGGATTGCACAAGATGTAACCGTTTGAATTGTGTAGGATTCACTCATGCTGCGTCATGCATGTCTACAACAAGTGTGGACATGTTGCCCGACTAGCCACATTCTGCAAAATATTCAAAATATGTCTGACTGAAAATGGCCTCTGACAATCAACAGGTAAGTCATTTTTCGCGAGTCATGAACATGCCGCGGCTCTTAAAGTCTGCAATTGTACTTGGAGCCAGCCCGCTGCTTGTTGGAACACTCATTTATGTGATGTGGAGATATACCCAATGGGAATGGCTGGAAGCCGCAGGGGGGCTGACTATTCTCGTCGGCCTCGTGGCATTCTACATGGGCGCATCCGCTCTCTGTCGTCACCTGTGGTTTGAGAGTAGAGCCCAACTAATTTCCAGTCGCACACTATTTTTGCAAGCCGTGGTTGTAGGCAGTTTGTTGCTCGCCAACTTCCCCGTGGCTGGTTACTTCGCCCTATCAGCAGTCGCTGTATCAATGCAATACACTGTTCGAGTCTACAACAATAGCAACCAAACGATTGATAGTTTCATTGTCACCGGGCCTGGCGTGCAAGTTGAACTTGGACCAATTGCTTCAGGACAGTACAAGCGGCGAGATATTCTCATTCAGACCGACGGCACACTCGAATTTGCTGCACGGCAACAGGAACTGGAATTCAAAGGACAGTTGGAAGGTTACATTACCGGTGGAATGGGAGGCTTTAAGGATATCAGAGTCAAACAGGGAGGAGTCTACGAGATCTATCCAGTCAAGTAGGGCAGGCTCCCGCCTGCCTTCCTTCCTTCTACAAATCGCCAATCAGAATCCGAGAACATAACACGATGCGAGTCTTGGTCCAACAAATCGACAAAGGACAATCCACTTACGACAATTTTGAACGCTCCGCCTATTAGTTCTGGGAACGTGGATATGAAGTCATCAGGTTCCGCTTCGAGGAACTCAATAGTGGTAAGTTTGATGATCTTCTCATCCAAGAAGCAGATTCAACAATCGTTCGAGCGGGTGTGGGAACGGTGCTATTAGCACTTCAACGTGCCGGACGTACTGCTCCGCAAATAGATGATCTGCCTCGTGATCTCTGGCCGTATGCGGCACGAAGAATATGGGAATCAACGCTCGGCGAATTTCGCAGCGTAGCCACTAACAGCGAATTTCAGCCAGCAATTCATATAAAGCCACTAATTCACCAGAAAATGTTCACGGGATTGGTCGTGTCAAAGTTTAGTAACCTGATACCCACTGCACATCTGGATGATGACGTTCAAATCTTATGTCAGGAAACCTTGTGCTTCGAGTCAGAATGGCGAAGCTACATTCTGAGGGACAGAATTCTTCAGGTGTGCTATTATAAGGGTAATCCACTTCTGTTCCCGGATCCCAGCATAATGCAAAAGGCGATCCCAGCATTCAAGGATCGCCCCATCGCATTCTCTTTGGACTGGGCTGTTACGACCTCTGGTGCGACAGTTCTAGTGGAAGTGAACGATGGATTTTCTTTGGGAAATTACGGTCTTCCGGGACATCTCTACACAGCTATGGTCGAAGCACGATGGCGTCAAATGATGGGTCTGATGGACAATCTGGTAGGCGAGACGCTTCTGCCAAATGCAAACGAGATTCAGCAAAGAGCCTAACGATGGGTACTTCCCACGGTGATTTTACCAAATACCCTCGCACGCCCCATCTGTTTGTGTCGAAGGGGACGGATGACGACAAGCATCTCGGCGAAGACGAATCGAAGGCGTTCATCGCCGACGAGTCATTGATCGTTGAGGAAAAAATCGACGGTACGAATGTCGGCATCCACTTCTTGGATTCTGGTGAGATGGTCCTGCAATGCCGGGGCCATCTCATCACCGAGGGGATGCACCCACAGTACGATCTGTTCAAGCAATGGACGGCGGCGAAGCGGCAAGTGCTGGATGAGATGTTAGAGAACGGCTTCATTTTGTTTGGTGAGTGGGTCTACGCCCGGCACTCGGTCCATTACCGGAAGTTGAC from Rubinisphaera italica includes the following:
- a CDS encoding ATP-grasp domain-containing protein, with product MLLALQRAGRTAPQIDDLPRDLWPYAARRIWESTLGEFRSVATNSEFQPAIHIKPLIHQKMFTGLVVSKFSNLIPTAHLDDDVQILCQETLCFESEWRSYILRDRILQVCYYKGNPLLFPDPSIMQKAIPAFKDRPIAFSLDWAVTTSGATVLVEVNDGFSLGNYGLPGHLYTAMVEARWRQMMGLMDNLVGETLLPNANEIQQRA
- a CDS encoding class I SAM-dependent methyltransferase, which produces MQSFPGYMQQAVEIFGQKTPGQHILDLPAGSGKLTAALRAQGHQVTPGDINGHAGDFVYADMTKRLPFDDETFDGVICLEGIEHVLNPYLLMGELIRVSKVGGTVIISTPNIMNMWSRLQFLFTGTFYQFHPSQLTDYGPEEAVDRFHISPMSYHSMRYLGDFFGARVAEARADKSKRAFLAPVYWTIQTIGKLWSRSLFFSKNYENNEKRNTEIYQHTNSWSLLTGRSVIMVFEKTRSTKVLPTDVFLGDEHKKAA
- a CDS encoding sulfotransferase family 2 domain-containing protein, which gives rise to MALLLKNGSVFLHIPKTGGNWVTRVLEESNLVAFRFSHKHADLKHLTFAGKTWKKRLQNQLRYTVRNARFGNREPYMFCFVRHPLKWYESWFKYMSQPNRNWLSFAEASKAYGWHPNANIDGLGAAEFNQYVRNVIAKHPSYVTNLYDGYISPQVNFVGKQENLREDLVTALEQAGLDFDADFIRNFEDVGVSKSPRSSIEWEPELRTHVLQLELDCLHRFGYVEQVAASKSNLLAKSA